Part of the Undibacter mobilis genome is shown below.
TGCTGGAGCGCATCGCGGAGGTGCATGAGCAGGGCTACGCGCTCGCGCTCGAATCCGGCGAGCCGGGCCTTCATGTCATCGCCGTCAGTATTCCTGCCCGTGCCGAAGGCGCGTGTGGCGTGGGGACGCTGAGCATTGCCGGTCCCGCCTTCCGGCTCCCGGTCGAACGTCTTCAGAAGCTTTATCCACTGCTGAAGGATGCGGCTCAAACGCTCAGCGAGATCTGGCCTCTTCGCCCGACAGGTCACATCCGCTCTCGCGTTCTGGAAGCAACGCGAATGGGCAAAATCGAAGGTTTGCGATGAGCGAGTTCGCGGTAACGAGCGGGACGTGGCGCGTGCCAAATTGGCTGTCCAGCGCCTGGCAGCGCATCGGTGGGTTCGTTGTCGCGATTTGCGCGATCCTCGTCATTTGGCAAGCTGCGGTCACGCTGCTCTCGATTCCAGAGTATATCCTGCCGGGGCCGCGATTGGTCCTGGAACAGTGGGCGGCGAACCTGCCGACGCTGATAGCCAACGGCTCGGCGACAGCCTCTGTCATCTTTCTCGGTTATTGCGCAGCCATCGCCGTTGCAATTCCCCTGGCGCTGTCGATCGCCTTCTTCCCGGTTGTCGCGCGGACGATCTATCCGGGCATCGTGATGCTGCAGAACGTCCCCAAAATTGCGATCGCGCCACTGTTCATCATCTGGTTTGGCTTCGGACTGCTGCCGAAGCTCCTGGTGGTCTTCCTGCTCGCCTTCTTCCCAATCGTGGTCAGCAGCATTGCTGGCTTCAGCTCTATCAATCTCGAGATCGTCGATTTCGCACGGACGACGGGGGCGAGTGCTTTTCGGATTTTCCGGAAGGTGCGGCTCCCGGCCGCCTTGCCTCACGTTTTCGTCGGCTTGCGCATCGCGGCAACGGTTGCACCGACCGCAGCGGTCGTTGCCGAGTTCGTGGCGTCCGATAAGGGGCTTGGATATTTGCTGCTCCGATACAACGGCGACCTGAACACCGCCATGAGTTTCGCGACCATCATTACGCTCGCGATCATGGGGGTCTCCTTGTACTTCATCATCGAGCTTGCGGAGCGCCTAATTGTGCCCAGCCGAGGTACAGCATCGGGAAGCGCTACCGGCACATAAAAATCTAAAAAACTAATCAAAAAAATGAGGGAAGAAATGACCAGTAGAAGAGGAAGAATAAGCAAGATATTTGCGCTCGCGATGGCGCTTGTCTTGCTATCAGCCGGATCGCACGCGGCGCAGGCCGCGGACAACGTGTCGTTGCGACTCCATTGGCTTGTGAACGGCTCGACCGTCGCGTTCTACCTCGGCCTCGAGCG
Proteins encoded:
- a CDS encoding ABC transporter permease, with protein sequence MSEFAVTSGTWRVPNWLSSAWQRIGGFVVAICAILVIWQAAVTLLSIPEYILPGPRLVLEQWAANLPTLIANGSATASVIFLGYCAAIAVAIPLALSIAFFPVVARTIYPGIVMLQNVPKIAIAPLFIIWFGFGLLPKLLVVFLLAFFPIVVSSIAGFSSINLEIVDFARTTGASAFRIFRKVRLPAALPHVFVGLRIAATVAPTAAVVAEFVASDKGLGYLLLRYNGDLNTAMSFATIITLAIMGVSLYFIIELAERLIVPSRGTASGSATGT